Proteins encoded in a region of the Orenia metallireducens genome:
- a CDS encoding MATE family efflux transporter: protein MKVNKNSSRLGEEAIIALLLKLSIPAIIGMAVQALYNVVDSIYIGHLSTEALSALSLAFPIQMVLIAVGVGTGVGANSLISRLLGKGEEHKANNVAEHVVFTAIIYGIITAIIGIFFADDLIRIFTNDLALIDMGTRYIRIIMIGSVFMFVPMIFNNILRGEGNTFIPMITMLIGAVINMILDPLMIFGIGFFPSFGVEGAAYATVISRIISGIFITRIILSDKNQIQLNLEDFNFDLGVIKELYQVGIPAMLMPILASVMMAGMNVIVASYDATAIAVVGIYFRLQSFVFMPVYGLGQGFMPIVGYNYGHNNHKRMKKTIISGMSIGFIFTMVGFIIFQLFPEGLIRLFNGNQELLEIGSAALRRISLSFPVVGISLIGATTFQSIGKGFPSLLLSSLRQIVLLLPVMYLLGRLYGLSALWLAFPIAEGVSFIILVFWLTSTLKDYFAKMREDNVGEMANVSNNS, encoded by the coding sequence ATGAAAGTTAATAAGAACTCTAGTAGATTAGGAGAAGAAGCGATTATAGCATTATTACTTAAATTATCGATTCCTGCTATTATTGGAATGGCAGTTCAGGCATTATATAATGTGGTAGATAGTATCTATATTGGACATTTAAGTACTGAAGCCTTATCAGCATTATCTTTAGCCTTTCCAATTCAAATGGTCTTAATTGCAGTGGGAGTAGGAACAGGGGTTGGTGCTAATTCATTAATTTCTAGACTCTTAGGAAAGGGGGAAGAGCATAAAGCCAATAATGTAGCTGAGCATGTAGTCTTTACTGCTATTATCTATGGAATAATCACAGCTATAATTGGAATCTTCTTTGCCGATGATTTGATTAGAATTTTTACAAACGACCTAGCTTTAATTGATATGGGGACTAGGTATATTAGAATAATCATGATTGGTTCTGTATTTATGTTCGTTCCTATGATCTTTAATAATATCTTAAGAGGAGAGGGCAATACCTTTATTCCAATGATAACTATGCTGATTGGAGCAGTCATCAATATGATTTTAGATCCTTTGATGATCTTTGGAATTGGTTTCTTTCCTAGCTTTGGAGTTGAAGGAGCAGCCTATGCGACAGTTATTTCTAGAATAATTAGTGGAATCTTCATTACTAGAATTATTTTAAGTGATAAGAATCAGATTCAATTAAATCTTGAAGACTTTAATTTTGATTTAGGAGTTATTAAAGAGTTATATCAAGTGGGAATTCCTGCTATGTTGATGCCAATTCTTGCTAGTGTGATGATGGCTGGTATGAATGTAATTGTAGCAAGTTATGATGCAACAGCTATTGCAGTGGTAGGTATTTATTTTAGATTACAGTCTTTTGTCTTTATGCCAGTTTATGGTCTGGGTCAAGGATTTATGCCGATTGTTGGTTATAATTATGGGCATAATAATCATAAGCGAATGAAAAAAACAATAATCTCTGGAATGTCGATTGGATTTATCTTTACTATGGTTGGTTTTATTATATTTCAACTCTTCCCTGAAGGTCTAATTAGACTCTTTAATGGAAATCAGGAGCTTTTAGAGATAGGAAGTGCTGCTTTAAGGAGAATTAGTCTTTCCTTTCCTGTAGTTGGAATATCATTAATAGGTGCGACTACTTTTCAATCAATTGGTAAAGGGTTTCCAAGCTTATTATTATCATCATTAAGACAGATTGTCTTATTACTACCGGTTATGTATTTATTAGGTCGATTATATGGTTTATCTGCTTTATGGCTTGCTTTCCCTATTGCAGAAGGAGTTTCTTTTATTATATTAGTATTTTGGTTGACTTCGACCTTGAAGGATTATTTTGCTAAGATGAGAGAAGATAATGTAGGTGAGATGGCTAATGTATCTAATAACAGCTGA
- a CDS encoding calcium-transporting P-type ATPase, PMR1-type — translation MSKKDSYISSLPDLVDSLQSNIKRGLTYRQVEERLESIGPNKLPDNSGHSIFSLFIGQFQDFMVLVLIAAVIISGFLGEYADAIAILSIVILNAIMGFVQEFRAEKSLQVLKELSAPKARVLREGEMEEVVSEELVPGDIIFIEIGDKIPVDARIIESSTLEVNESSLTGESVPVVKKNCNLTSDIEVAVGDRTNMIHMGTVVTKGRCKAVVTETGLDTEMGQIASLLHEAEDSTTPLQQRLEDLGKGIVLICLLACVAVVGLGVVKGEPLYKMFLSGVSLAVAAIPEGLPAIVTLALAIGVQRMIKRNAIVRKLPAVETLGCATVICSDKTGTLTKNEMTVQKVYTNGKIYNCEEEEFNEKALIKALEIGAICNNAKLRRKGSLNKKFKDNSYRKRSKREVIGEPTEGALILAADNAGIDKEELDNRFSKRIEIPFDSSRKRMSVIVNENKKYTLYIKGGPDILLKRCNRYLENGKVKSLGEIKRKEILKENENLASQALRVLAVGYRELSGKPNENNLERYEDEIIFVGLIGMIDPPRPEVADAIRLCKQAGIKPKMVTGDHKNTAAAIAERLNLLEIGDKIITGQELMELTGRDLESQIDKISVFARVSPQDKLRIVKTLQKKGHIVAMTGDGVNDAPAIKEADIGIAMGQKGTDVTQEASSLILADDNFATIVAAVEEGRGIYDNIRKFIRYLLSCNVGEILTMFLSSLLGLPLPLIPIQILWVNLVTDGLPALALGIDPADDDIMERRPRPREESIFAGGLKWRICGQGILIGFGTLLVFLFGLRYSNSLETARTMAFTNLVMAQLFFVFSCRSEKYSVLQINPFTNLYLLLAVVFSFGMHLMVLYLPIFQNLFKTTLLAKGEWAFVLLVSGGSTLLIEFIQFCINLYKNDIGMGNIEESLR, via the coding sequence ATGTCTAAAAAGGATTCATATATTTCATCATTACCAGATTTAGTAGATAGCTTACAGAGTAATATCAAAAGAGGTTTAACTTATAGGCAGGTAGAAGAACGGTTAGAATCTATTGGACCAAATAAGTTACCTGATAATAGTGGTCATTCGATATTTTCATTATTTATAGGACAATTTCAAGATTTTATGGTATTGGTCCTAATTGCAGCAGTTATTATTTCAGGATTTTTAGGTGAATATGCAGATGCTATTGCTATCTTATCGATTGTAATTTTGAATGCAATAATGGGTTTTGTTCAAGAATTTAGAGCAGAAAAGTCCTTACAAGTCTTAAAAGAACTATCAGCACCCAAAGCCAGAGTCTTAAGGGAAGGTGAAATGGAAGAGGTTGTATCTGAGGAGCTTGTGCCTGGGGATATAATCTTTATTGAAATTGGTGATAAGATTCCAGTAGATGCTAGAATTATTGAGAGTAGCACATTAGAGGTCAATGAGTCCTCTTTAACAGGGGAGTCAGTACCAGTTGTTAAGAAGAATTGCAACCTAACTTCTGATATAGAGGTTGCAGTTGGTGATAGAACAAATATGATTCATATGGGAACTGTTGTGACTAAGGGTAGATGTAAGGCTGTAGTAACTGAAACAGGGCTTGATACAGAGATGGGGCAGATTGCTAGCTTATTACATGAGGCAGAGGACAGTACAACACCATTACAGCAAAGGTTAGAAGATTTAGGTAAGGGAATTGTTCTTATCTGTCTATTAGCCTGTGTTGCAGTAGTAGGGTTAGGGGTAGTCAAAGGAGAACCTCTTTATAAGATGTTCTTATCAGGGGTAAGCTTAGCAGTTGCTGCTATCCCAGAGGGATTACCTGCTATTGTTACTTTAGCTTTAGCTATTGGTGTCCAGAGAATGATTAAACGTAATGCAATCGTTAGAAAGTTACCTGCTGTTGAGACTTTAGGTTGTGCTACAGTAATCTGTTCTGATAAGACAGGGACTTTAACTAAAAATGAAATGACAGTACAGAAGGTCTATACTAACGGAAAGATTTATAATTGTGAAGAGGAGGAATTTAATGAGAAAGCACTTATAAAGGCTTTAGAGATAGGAGCTATCTGTAATAATGCTAAGTTGAGGCGAAAAGGTTCCTTGAATAAGAAATTTAAAGATAATTCCTATAGGAAGCGTTCTAAAAGAGAGGTGATAGGAGAACCCACTGAAGGAGCATTAATCTTAGCAGCTGATAATGCAGGGATAGATAAGGAAGAATTAGATAATAGATTCTCTAAGAGAATAGAGATACCTTTTGACTCTTCTAGAAAGAGAATGTCGGTGATTGTTAATGAGAATAAAAAGTATACATTATATATTAAAGGTGGTCCTGATATATTATTAAAGAGGTGTAATAGATATTTAGAGAATGGAAAAGTTAAATCTTTAGGAGAGATTAAGAGAAAAGAGATATTAAAAGAGAATGAGAATTTGGCTAGTCAAGCATTACGGGTATTGGCTGTAGGTTATCGTGAGTTAAGTGGGAAACCTAATGAAAATAATTTAGAACGATATGAAGATGAGATTATCTTTGTTGGATTGATTGGAATGATTGACCCGCCTAGACCTGAGGTTGCAGATGCTATTAGACTCTGTAAACAAGCAGGAATAAAGCCTAAAATGGTGACAGGAGATCATAAGAATACAGCAGCAGCTATAGCAGAGAGATTGAATTTATTAGAGATCGGAGATAAGATTATAACTGGTCAAGAGTTGATGGAGTTAACGGGTAGAGATTTAGAAAGTCAGATAGATAAGATTTCAGTTTTTGCTAGAGTATCACCTCAAGATAAGTTAAGGATTGTAAAGACTTTACAGAAGAAAGGGCATATAGTTGCTATGACTGGTGATGGAGTAAATGATGCTCCAGCTATCAAGGAAGCCGATATTGGGATTGCTATGGGACAGAAAGGAACAGATGTAACTCAAGAGGCATCATCATTGATATTGGCTGATGACAATTTTGCAACTATTGTAGCAGCAGTAGAAGAGGGTAGAGGAATTTATGATAATATTCGTAAATTTATTAGATATCTATTATCATGTAATGTAGGGGAAATATTGACTATGTTCCTCTCCTCCTTATTGGGATTACCTTTACCACTGATTCCAATTCAGATTTTGTGGGTTAATTTAGTAACAGATGGATTACCTGCTTTAGCTTTAGGTATAGATCCAGCTGATGATGATATTATGGAGAGAAGACCTCGTCCTAGGGAAGAGAGTATCTTTGCTGGAGGATTAAAATGGAGAATTTGTGGGCAAGGGATTTTGATAGGTTTTGGTACATTACTTGTCTTCTTATTTGGATTGAGATATTCTAATTCATTGGAAACAGCTAGAACTATGGCTTTTACTAATTTGGTTATGGCACAATTATTCTTTGTTTTTAGCTGTCGTTCTGAAAAGTATAGTGTGTTACAAATTAATCCCTTCACTAATCTATATTTATTATTAGCAGTAGTCTTTTCTTTTGGGATGCATCTGATGGTATTATATTTACCTATATTTCAAAATCTCTTTAAGACTACTTTATTGGCTAAAGGTGAATGGGCATTTGTTTTATTAGTTTCTGGTGGGTCCACTTTACTTATTGAATTTATACAATTTTGTATAAATTTATATAAAAATGATATAGGAATGGGAAATATAGAAGAATCATTAAGATAG
- a CDS encoding MarR family winged helix-turn-helix transcriptional regulator has product MIRERIGKYLSMTRRAHAALLDKKLEPYDISHGQIFLLMSLYRREGVCQHSLCQTYNLNKSAVSKGIKKLEAVGFITKEADLNDRRKKLLYLTAKAKEFKPKFMKILDSVESEMKEGLTQEELENYLITTKKMYKNLKNKLDN; this is encoded by the coding sequence ATGATAAGAGAAAGAATTGGTAAATATTTAAGTATGACCCGTAGAGCACATGCAGCTTTATTGGATAAGAAATTAGAGCCTTATGATATTAGTCATGGACAGATCTTTCTTTTAATGTCTTTATATAGAAGGGAAGGAGTTTGTCAACATAGTTTATGTCAGACTTATAATCTTAATAAATCTGCTGTAAGCAAAGGGATTAAGAAATTAGAAGCAGTTGGTTTTATAACTAAAGAGGCTGACCTTAATGATAGGCGTAAAAAATTACTATACTTAACTGCTAAAGCTAAAGAATTTAAACCTAAATTTATGAAAATACTAGATTCGGTAGAGAGTGAAATGAAAGAAGGTTTAACTCAAGAGGAATTAGAGAATTATCTAATTACAACTAAAAAGATGTATAAGAATTTAAAGAATAAATTAGATAATTAA
- a CDS encoding Rqc2 family fibronectin-binding protein, translated as MSLDGVTLAAIKDEFKNRLIGGRIDKIYQPKPELLTLRIRQPGQNLELLISADPQEPRVHISEENFDNPMNPPAFCMLLRKHIESGRIKDIQQPNFERVLEITIQYMNNEGDLEDKILVIELMGRHSNIILLNQERMILDSIKRITSNKSRYRQLLPGKEYFPPPEQGKNNPLTTDFEEFTQLLQNDLNKPIYRAIMNNYRGIGPLIAHEIAYRAGLNGEDQLVNHEQIKALAQEFINIFEAIRNNNFNPTLVLKNNEFEAFSSITLEQFDLPKEEYDSISELMTLYFVEKIIQKIINRYTEKMGAVISNNKEKADKKYRKLKGQLKGAQNADKYKLKGELILANIYRLKKGEKKVKLENYYDDNKEVTITLDPQLNPPDNAQKYFKKYEKAKKSVKYLKYELYKIKNELDYLNQLEVNIEQAESVLDLEEIYEEMVQEGYIREQKKNKNKRDKQLPPLKFKSTDGYDILVGRNNRQNDKLTKKIANNQDTWLHVKDLPGSHTIIRNHTGEDLPENTILEAAQIAAFYSKGRESSNVPIDYTLIKDVKKAKGAKPGMVYYENYTTLYVDPDEELVKNLKVD; from the coding sequence ATGTCCTTAGATGGAGTTACACTAGCCGCTATTAAAGATGAATTTAAAAATAGATTAATTGGAGGGCGAATAGATAAGATTTATCAACCAAAACCTGAATTACTGACTTTAAGAATTAGACAGCCTGGTCAGAATCTAGAATTATTAATCTCTGCCGATCCCCAAGAACCAAGAGTACATATTAGTGAAGAAAATTTCGATAATCCGATGAATCCTCCTGCTTTCTGTATGCTACTTAGAAAGCATATTGAAAGTGGAAGGATCAAAGATATTCAACAGCCTAATTTTGAAAGAGTTTTAGAAATAACTATCCAATATATGAATAATGAAGGAGATTTAGAGGATAAGATCCTAGTTATAGAGCTAATGGGTAGGCATAGTAATATTATCTTATTAAATCAAGAACGAATGATATTAGATAGTATTAAACGGATTACCTCTAATAAGAGTCGTTACCGTCAGTTGCTACCTGGTAAAGAATACTTTCCCCCACCAGAGCAAGGAAAGAATAATCCTTTAACTACTGATTTTGAAGAATTTACTCAACTGCTTCAAAATGACCTAAATAAGCCAATCTACCGAGCAATTATGAATAATTATAGAGGAATTGGACCTTTAATTGCTCATGAAATTGCTTATCGAGCCGGTCTAAATGGTGAAGATCAATTAGTCAATCACGAACAGATAAAGGCTTTAGCTCAAGAATTTATAAACATCTTTGAAGCTATTAGAAATAATAACTTTAACCCTACTTTAGTATTAAAAAATAATGAATTTGAAGCCTTCTCTTCTATAACTTTAGAACAGTTTGATCTTCCAAAAGAAGAGTACGATTCCATCAGTGAATTGATGACTTTATACTTTGTCGAGAAGATTATACAAAAAATAATTAATCGCTACACTGAGAAGATGGGTGCAGTTATCTCTAATAATAAGGAGAAGGCCGATAAGAAGTATCGCAAGTTAAAAGGGCAACTAAAAGGGGCTCAAAATGCAGATAAGTATAAGCTTAAAGGTGAATTAATTCTAGCAAATATCTATAGATTAAAGAAGGGTGAAAAGAAGGTAAAGCTAGAGAATTATTATGATGATAATAAAGAAGTTACTATAACTTTAGATCCTCAGCTTAACCCTCCAGATAATGCTCAAAAATACTTTAAAAAATATGAGAAGGCTAAAAAGAGTGTCAAGTATCTAAAGTATGAATTATATAAAATAAAGAACGAACTCGATTATTTGAATCAATTAGAAGTTAATATAGAACAAGCAGAGAGTGTTCTAGACTTAGAAGAGATATATGAAGAGATGGTTCAAGAAGGATACATCAGAGAACAGAAGAAGAATAAGAATAAACGGGATAAACAGCTACCACCACTTAAATTCAAATCTACTGATGGGTATGATATCTTAGTAGGGAGAAATAATCGTCAAAACGACAAGTTAACGAAGAAAATTGCCAACAATCAAGATACTTGGCTTCATGTCAAAGACCTACCTGGTTCACATACCATTATCAGAAATCATACTGGTGAAGACTTACCTGAAAACACTATCTTAGAAGCTGCCCAAATTGCTGCTTTTTATAGTAAAGGTAGAGAATCTAGTAATGTTCCTATCGATTACACTCTAATTAAAGATGTCAAAAAAGCTAAAGGAGCTAAACCAGGAATGGTTTATTATGAGAATTATACAACCTTATATGTTGATCCTGATGAAGAGCTTGTGAAGAATTTAAAGGTTGATTAA